The stretch of DNA ATGTTTGAATCTGTAAGCATAGTTCCGGGCGAATTAACACTGGCCAAGATCAGAGCGCTTCTGGTTTCAAAGCAGGTTATTGTGCTTGATGAAAGTTCTCATTCCGATATTGAGGCCTCTTTCAAAGAAGTGGAATCAGTAATCCGTGATAAAAAAATTGTCTATGGAATTAATACTGGCTTTGGTTCTCTGGCGTCTCAAACAATAAGTCCTGACAATCTGAGACAATTGCAGCGAAATATTGTTTTGTCGCATGCCTGTGGAACTGGTGAGCTTCTGGATGATGAGACGGTTGCCTTAATTCTTCTTCTGAAAATAAATAGCCTTGCTCAGGGATACTCTGGGGTAAGTCCAGCGCTGATTGAGGCGTTTCTGTCAATGTATAACCATCAGCTTTGGCCCTGTGTTCCTGCCAAGGGATCGGTTGGTGCTTCAGGGGATCTGGTTCCTCTTGCTCATCTCAGTTTACCCTTGCTCGGAGCTGGGCATGTACGTTATCAAGGGAAGGTAATGCCTGCTGAAGAAGGATTGGCACTCACCGGCTTAACCTCTTTGGAACTAGGACCCAAAGAAGGTTTGGCTTTATTGAATGGCTTGCAGGTTTCTGCTGCGATTTGTTTACAAGCGTATTATCAGTGTGTGACCTTGTTTGAAACCGCGATAATTGCCGGCTGTCTTTCGCTGGATGCTGCGCTGGGAAGCGATACGCCTTTTGACGACCGCATTCATCGAATTCGTGGACATCAGTCACAGCGTGTCGTTGCGCGGTTTTATCGCGAATTATTGGCTAAAAGTGAAATCAGGGAGTCTCATCGTTCCTGCAAAAGAGTGCAGGATCCTTATTCACTACGATGTCAGCCACAGATCATGGGGGCGGTTTTGCATCAAATGAATTTCGTCAGAGATACTCTGGCGGTTGAGGTCAATGCAATTACTGATAATCCTCTGGTTTTCACAAGAGAACATGAAATATTATCGGGGGGAAATTTTCATGGTGAGGCTCTGGCTATGGCGGCCGATAATCTGGCGCTCGCTATTGCAGAGATAGGAGCTAACTCTGAAAGACGAATAGCTCTGCTTATCGACAAGAATTTCAGCGGATTACCGGCTTATCTGGTGAAGGAAGGGGGGCTTAATTCTGGATTTATGATTGCTCATGTCACAGCGGCAGCCTGTGCCAGCGACAATAAAGCTTTGGCGCATCCACATTCCGTCGACAGTTTGCCGACTTCTGCCAATCAGGAAGATCATGTCTCTATGGCCACAAATGCGGCCAGACGATTGCATCTGATGCTGGATAATACAAAAACTATCCTGGCTATTGAGTTGCTCGCTGCCTGTCAGGGGCTCGATTTTCATCAGCCATTATCTACATCCACTCCGTTAAAGTTTTTCTATGAAAAGCTGAGATCTTGCGTCAGGCATTATGAATCGGATCGCTATTTTTCACCTGATATCGAAGTGGCTAAACAGAAAATATCAGAAGGAGAATTCAGAATTCCAAAAATGATGTTACACTCCCCGCTTTATTAAAGATCGAAGTCACTATGATTGTTGAAATTTTTACTGATGGAGCATGCAAAGGCAACCCCGGTCCTGGTGGATGGGGGGCTTTACTACGCTATAAAGGCCAGGAAAAAAAAATATATGGCGGCGAAGCACATACTACAAACAACCGAATGGAACTGATGGCTGCCATTCAGGCACTTGCTCTTTTGAATCGATCTTGCCAGGTAGAGCTATACACAGATTCCCAATATGTCCGTCAAGGTATGACGGGATGGCTTTTTCAGTGGAAAAAAAATGGCTGGAAAAATTCCAAAAAAGAAGCTGTAAAAAATGCAGATCTGTGGCAGCAGCTTGATGCTTTGGCCCAGAAGCATCAGATTAACTGGCATTGGGTGAAAGGTCATTCCGGTCATATCGAAAATGATCTGGCTGACGAGCTTGCAAATCTCGCTATTTCAGAATTATTGCAAAACTAAATCACAAGAGATAATTTTATGCGCCAAATCGTTCTTGATACAGAAACTACGGGTATTAGTCATGATGCAGGGCACCGTATTATTGAAATCGGCTGTGTCGAGCTTCTTGATAGAAAATTAACCGGTAAGCATTACCATGTTTATATCAATCCTGATCGAGAAGTGGATGAGGGAGCATTTCGGGTACATGGGATCAGTACCGAATTTCTAAAAGATAAGCCGAGATTTTCTGAAATTGCAGATGAGTTTCTCAATTTCATCTGCGATAGTGAGTTAATCATTCACAATGCTCCCTTCGATGTGGGCTTCATCAATGCTGAACTCGGGCATCTGAAGCATCCGCATCGGCTTGATAAATATTGTATGGTTCTTGATACCCTGGTGATGGCAAAAGAAAAACATCCCGGCCAGCGAAATAGTCTCGACGCGCTTTGTAAACGCTATGAAATTGACAATTCCCATCGTCAGTTCCATGGTGCGCTTCTTGATGCTGAAATTTTAGCATTTGTTTATCTGGCAATGACTGGCGGGCAAACCAGCTTATTTGGCAGCGATCTGGAAGAAGAGCAGCAAATTATTGTTGAAACCGAAGCGGTCGTCAGTAATGTTCAGTATAATATTCCAGTGTATAGCGCGAGTGAAGAAGAACTAGCCGGTCACAAAAATTTTATAGAATTTTTAGTAAAGAAATCCGGAGTGAATCGTTGGGAGGATGAGGTATAATTATGGATTCTCCTTTTGCGAACTATTATCCGGCAAATCCCTAAGTCTTAAATTTTGAGAATACAGGTAATTGAATAATTCCCTTGCATCTTGCGGGAATGATGGCTTGTCTTTTAGCGATTAAATTTATGTGTTAAAATGGCGCAAATTTGACCACCCAGTATGATTGAATGTCAAGATTTCCTTTGCGATCGTTCGTTTTATTCTACATTATTGCTATTTTATTTCCTGGAAGCGGGCAAGCGATTGAAGTTCCAATCTATGATTTTCCACTAGATCTGTACTCACAGAATGTCAATGATTATCTTCCCGCTGACAGCAGTGACTATGATGAGCCAATATTAACCAGTAACTATCAGGAATCCCAGGTAGAGCGATTCTATCAACATTATTACTCAAGTGATACTAATGGTCTATCTCCCTGGAGCGAAGGCCTCGTTCGTTCGCTTTTTCCAAAAATAAAACAAACTGAATTAGAAATTCTCGATGAATTTAATAATCAAAACAAGGAACCTTCGGCACGCCATTACGGTGAAAACTTTAAAGAACATGATGCCAAATGGTTAAATAGAATAAAGCACAATATGAATCTTGCTGCTTTGGACAACCTTGAGTTTTCGGAAGCAAACCGGGCTGTCGCAATCAATAATAGTTATGCTCGCGCACTACCCGAAACAGCTCCTGATTTTTACCATTTCAGCCTGCCAGGGCAGGGATTTCCTTTTGATAATTTACAAGAGTCGGCAATCTGGGGTGGTACACCGCTTTATGTTTTTGCCTATTCAAATGACAAAGCCTGGGCGCTTGTTTTGACTCCTGATGCGTATTTTGCCTGGGTAAAAAGCAATGATATTGCGCTTGCTTCCGGTCAATTTGTAAATCAATGGCAGAAGGCTGCTAAAAAGAAGCTGATTGCAATTACCAAAACACAAACTGAAATTCTTGATAAAACAGGGAACTCTCAATTTACAGGGTATATCGGTGAAGTTTTTCCTCTGGTGGAACGTAATAAGCAGTCCACATCGGTACTGATTCCTGCAAAAAACAATCACAATCAGGCGGTTATCAAAATTGGTATAATCAGTACCAACTCCTCGGAGCTCATGCCTGTTCCCGCATCTAAAAAAACGATTTCTCAGTTGTTAAAACAACTGCAAAACAGACCTTATGGCTGGGGCGGCGCCTATTTTTATAATGATTGTTCACAGGAATTAAAAAGTCTGTTTACTCCTTTGGGAATATGGCTCCCTCGTAATTCCGCTCAGCAGGCCCAATTGGGTTCGGTAGTGGATTTATCACAAAAAAATGTCGATGAGCGCCTGGCATTACTCAAAGAGAAGGGGCATCCCTTAATGACTTTGATTTATATTGGCGGCCACGTCATGCTCTATTTGGGTAACAAGAACGCTTCCAATAATGAATCTGAGGCAATCACTTATCAGAATATATGGGGATTGTCTCCATCAACCAGGGATAAACGATACGTGATTGGCCAATCCTTATTTTTCCCCTTGTTAAAATATTATCCAGAAAATTCCGACCTTAGTTCCTTGGCGGATAAAGGATATTTCAAGCTGGTCTTTCTGGATCAGTTAAATAATACCCGCACGCCGCAAGCTTTTGCCGTCGGCTTTTCAACACCAGGTAAACCTGCGGATTTATAATGAAAAATTTCCTGTCTTGATTATCAACACAAATAGCTCTTATTCCAAAA from Legionella quinlivanii encodes:
- the hutH gene encoding histidine ammonia-lyase; this translates as MFESVSIVPGELTLAKIRALLVSKQVIVLDESSHSDIEASFKEVESVIRDKKIVYGINTGFGSLASQTISPDNLRQLQRNIVLSHACGTGELLDDETVALILLLKINSLAQGYSGVSPALIEAFLSMYNHQLWPCVPAKGSVGASGDLVPLAHLSLPLLGAGHVRYQGKVMPAEEGLALTGLTSLELGPKEGLALLNGLQVSAAICLQAYYQCVTLFETAIIAGCLSLDAALGSDTPFDDRIHRIRGHQSQRVVARFYRELLAKSEIRESHRSCKRVQDPYSLRCQPQIMGAVLHQMNFVRDTLAVEVNAITDNPLVFTREHEILSGGNFHGEALAMAADNLALAIAEIGANSERRIALLIDKNFSGLPAYLVKEGGLNSGFMIAHVTAAACASDNKALAHPHSVDSLPTSANQEDHVSMATNAARRLHLMLDNTKTILAIELLAACQGLDFHQPLSTSTPLKFFYEKLRSCVRHYESDRYFSPDIEVAKQKISEGEFRIPKMMLHSPLY
- the rnhA gene encoding ribonuclease HI → MIVEIFTDGACKGNPGPGGWGALLRYKGQEKKIYGGEAHTTNNRMELMAAIQALALLNRSCQVELYTDSQYVRQGMTGWLFQWKKNGWKNSKKEAVKNADLWQQLDALAQKHQINWHWVKGHSGHIENDLADELANLAISELLQN
- the dnaQ gene encoding DNA polymerase III subunit epsilon, whose protein sequence is MRQIVLDTETTGISHDAGHRIIEIGCVELLDRKLTGKHYHVYINPDREVDEGAFRVHGISTEFLKDKPRFSEIADEFLNFICDSELIIHNAPFDVGFINAELGHLKHPHRLDKYCMVLDTLVMAKEKHPGQRNSLDALCKRYEIDNSHRQFHGALLDAEILAFVYLAMTGGQTSLFGSDLEEEQQIIVETEAVVSNVQYNIPVYSASEEELAGHKNFIEFLVKKSGVNRWEDEV
- a CDS encoding SH3 domain-containing protein codes for the protein MSRFPLRSFVLFYIIAILFPGSGQAIEVPIYDFPLDLYSQNVNDYLPADSSDYDEPILTSNYQESQVERFYQHYYSSDTNGLSPWSEGLVRSLFPKIKQTELEILDEFNNQNKEPSARHYGENFKEHDAKWLNRIKHNMNLAALDNLEFSEANRAVAINNSYARALPETAPDFYHFSLPGQGFPFDNLQESAIWGGTPLYVFAYSNDKAWALVLTPDAYFAWVKSNDIALASGQFVNQWQKAAKKKLIAITKTQTEILDKTGNSQFTGYIGEVFPLVERNKQSTSVLIPAKNNHNQAVIKIGIISTNSSELMPVPASKKTISQLLKQLQNRPYGWGGAYFYNDCSQELKSLFTPLGIWLPRNSAQQAQLGSVVDLSQKNVDERLALLKEKGHPLMTLIYIGGHVMLYLGNKNASNNESEAITYQNIWGLSPSTRDKRYVIGQSLFFPLLKYYPENSDLSSLADKGYFKLVFLDQLNNTRTPQAFAVGFSTPGKPADL